Proteins encoded in a region of the Zea mays cultivar B73 chromosome 4, Zm-B73-REFERENCE-NAM-5.0, whole genome shotgun sequence genome:
- the LOC103650836 gene encoding transcription factor IND yields MNNITQHNSSSSWDLDMSLGTHHHPLLFDSHPNPGPPPPPPLSFHLSSSSHHPPAPHPAHHHPSLGPSLSSSLFPQPPHHHHHRLHRLGLDIDDPSSHSHGHRGNDELEEMRKQHEAAAEHVDEELGAMKEMMYRIAAMQPVDIDPATVKKPRRRNVRISEDPQSVAARHRRERISERVRVLQRLVPGGTKMDTASMLDEAIRYIKFLKRQVQELQHPAHAAAGAGAGPSVSAVGGLPLIDWAGLVRPVDIHGPTSPSSSSSMGGAGAHAALGFGFSSAGGQSSHGMH; encoded by the coding sequence ATGAACAACATTACGCAGCACAACTCGAGCAGCTCATGGGATTTGGACATGAGCCTCGGCACCCACCACCACCCTCTCCTCTTCGACAGCCACCCCAACccggggccgccgccgccgccgccattaTCCTTCCACCTCTCCTCCTCCTCCCACCACCCTCCGGCGCCGCATCCTGCACACCACCATCCCAGCTTGGGTCCTTCGCTGTCTTCCTCCCTCTTCCCACAaccaccgcaccaccaccatcatCGGCTCCACCGCCTCGGCCTCGACATCGACGACCCTTCCTCCCATTCCCACGGCCACCGCGGGAACGACGAGCTGGAGGAGATGCGGAAGCAGCACGAGGCGGCAGCCGAGCACGTGGACGAGGAGCTCGGCGCCATGAAGGAGATGATGTACCGGATCGCGGCCATGCAGCCGGTGGACATCGACCCGGCCACCGTCAAGAAGCCGCGCCGCCGCAACGTACGCATCAGCGAGGACCCCCAGAGCGTGGCGGCCCGGCACCGGCGCGAGCGGATCAGCGAGCGCGTCCGCGTCCTGCAGCGGCTCGTGCCCGGCGGCACCAAGATGGACACCGCCTCCATGCTCGACGAGGCCATCCGCTACATCAAGTTCCTCAAGCGCCAGGTGCAGGAGCTCCAGCACCCGGCGCACGCGgccgccggagcaggagccgggcCCAGCGTCTCGGCCGTGGGCGGCCTGCCGCTCATTGACTGGGCCGGGCTCGTGAGGCCCGTCGACATCCACGGGCCGACGTCGCCATCGTCCTCGTCGTCCATGGGCGGCGCCGGCGCCCACGCCGCGCTAGGGTTCGGGTTCAGCAGCGCCGGCGGCCAGAGCAGCCATGGAATGCACTGA